The genomic interval tatttctttaacttatcaaagggtgagatttagttcgataaatcaataggcccgataagttaggaaatgatattacttatagtgtgtgttgttgattatagaaggaatatgtgtcctagtcatctaggttgagaatgtccccaagaggaactcataaggattgtcatgttaaaccctgcaggtggatttagtccgacatgacaatgaagctgagtggtactactcttggagctagatattaattaagtgagttgtcagtaacttacttaattagtagacattcgttatcttaaacacagggagactaacacactcatgataagaaggagctcataatgtaatttgggattggtgcgatagtgcaataataactctctagtggaatgagttattattgatgaacttgagttgtgtgttcggggtgaacacaggatactcaagctcatcggaaagtcaaaactaatttctcctctaggtccctgtcgtagcctcattaaagtctcaagtccatccataaAAAGCTCATCTTGCTATCCAAGAAGGgaccgacccatggcttggtgaccaagccaagggggTCGGCCATATTCTCCTTGAGGTGGCCTGCCAcatagggatggcaattttccccacgggtttggggccccgcggggaaaacccgaaatggggatggggatccccgatttttcggggatggggcgggtttggggcgggtatgggaatactatccccatccccgaacccgccccgaatattattattattaatattaataaataataatatcatttttttaaaaactattaataatagtgttaatattaatattaaaatttttgaaaatattattaataataatattattgatattaatattaatattatcattaataattattattaaataataataataataataataataataataataataataataatataaattaaatttagaaatggggcggggatggggaatccccgaacccatGGGTTCGGgctcggggaatccccgaacccgaaaaaatgagaacggggcggggatgggaatggcaaacccgcccccgccccaccccattgccatccctactgCCACATGCTTCtttaagggggccgaccacatatttcaaataaggaggggtgttttgaatttttaaaatcttctctttgtagatatctacaagttttaaaagagaatttttaaaataaaaaaaaaaattcttatttgaattaggtcacatggtttaaaagaaaatttaaaagttttaaaactttccttttttaaccatcttcatggtttttagaaaaaagaaagagaagttttaaaattgaaattttttatttttgtaaccatgtttaaaaaggaaattttagaagagaagttttaaattttaaaacttgattttaatttttaaaactttccttttttaacatccacattaggaaattaaaagagagcttgtaaaattttataaaaggttttcttctttgcttataaaatttttaaaaaattatttccttcctttttaaggggtcggccaccttttcttgtgcccaagcaaggggccggccaaattaaatcatcatccaatcaatgattgatgattgaatcaatcaaaaggaaaggaaaggaaaaaaattaaaaggaaaaaggaaaaacaagaagaagattttattttttgtaaaaagtctttccttatttgccttgggcgaataatataaaagaagggcaggggaggcctcatgagataagaattcttattctcttgttggtgctcctcttgtggccggccctctcccctcttcctttccccttgctctcttttccttggtggtggtggtggccggattttggaggaggaagaaggcttttgggtggtgttcatcttggaggatcgccacccacacaacgtccaaggcgaggagaggaatacagtagaagatctcgaggttattagcttacaaagaagatgtataactaataattttcttccgcatcatactagttatttttctttataagaattacaaacacaagaggcattagattctagtttttcgaattgtaattcgagtttgtgttttctttttattttttaaatttgtgattcaattgttctttttggttaaacatagagttatataagaaaattaaatattagctttccttaaaaggctttgtctaggaagtggtggttgctcctatatccaagaaggcctagtgctcgccatgtttaacctgaaagttaattttaaaaattaatatttaattgaatttataacataggtggatttggatcaatagtgttaagtttcgcttgcgatccaagtctaaaccattaagaacagataagttaaatttggaatcaataatgttaagttccgtttgcgattcctaatttaatttctaaagaacacaataggttgtttagaaaaggttcgatatttgtacaaaatttttgtacaatggagccggtacgatcttcctaggaccaaccaacaatatgAAATCCCTCATAGCTATCGTATCCGTCTCCCTTCCCTGGACGATCGTTCTCACCTTCCTCCTACTGGTGAGACACCCGAACAAAACCCTCAGGAATCAAAAGTTCTTGTCGCTTGGGAGTAGGGGCAAGGGTAAGCTTATGCCCTTTGTGTTTTTTCTTCGGAGAAGACTTTTCCTTCATAGAAGGATCCACAGGGACTGTAATTGGATCAGTGGGTAGCTCTCCAGAAGTGGCAGCAGCACTCGATTCCATTGCAGAATCTTCGGATGTCTCACTAGCAGGGGGGACAATAAAGCCTGCTCAGCCAATAACTCTTGTTCCTTGGCACGAATTAGGTGGGCACTCCCCACCTAATTTTGTTGATCATCGGGTCCCAAAGCTCTAGGCCCTGTCTGATTGGCCTTAGACCAGATCGCTTAGAAGAGGGTCAATTGACCCTAGAGTCGGTCGACCATATGGGGTCTAGTGCCTTACTCTGGAACTAAATAGGCCTGGTCAATCAAAACCCAGCCGGGTTCAGTGGAGTCCGACCGGATGAAGGTCGGTCGAGTTTTGATTGACCGGGCCTATTGTCTCTTTAATTCCATAGTAAGGCACTAGACTCTATATGGTCGGCTGACTCTAGGGTTGATCGACCCTCTTTCGAGCGATATGTTCTAAGGTTGATCAGACATGACCTGAAAGCTTTGGGGTCGAGCGATTAACAGAATTAGATGGAGAGTGCCCATCTATCTTAACTTTAACTATCCGTCATCTTAACTTTAACTACCGCGTCATCCTAACTTTGATCACTATATCATCTTTTGTTGAGTCCAAatgatgtccacatatctctagaatgacatgatattgtccactttgggcatagaccctcatgactttgttcttgggctctccccaaaaagtctcatgccaatggagatatcatgcatcattttaaccccatgatctttaccaaatctttccaatgtgggactttgattgaactctAACAATCCTCcactcaaacgaaggaccacaattactctcatggtccgggcctccccgctagcatctggtcactctgacctgctctgggcctccccgcaagcatccgcacCTGGTCAACTTGACCTACTCTGGGCCTCCCCGCTAGCATTCAGTTACTTTGACCTGCTTCGAGCCTCACTGCGAGCATCCGGTCGCCCTGACTTACTCGCCTCCCTGCGAgtattcggtcaccttgacctgcttcgggcctcagtacgagcatccggtcactctgacCTACTCGTCTCCTCGCAAGTATTCGGTTACCTTGACCTGCTTCGTGCCTCagtgcgagcatccggtcactctgacCTACTCGCCTCCCTACGAGTATCTGGTCAtcttgacctgctccaggccttccCGCGAATATCCGGTTaccctgacctactccggacccacccctcaacttcgttcaaggccgccccacatggcatctggtccagatcatgactctgataccatttgttgagcTCAAAAGATGTCCACATATatctacaatgacatgatattgttcactttggaccTAAGTCTTAATGGCTTTGCTCTTTGACTCTTCCCAAAAGGtttcataccaatagagatatcataCATCCTTTTAATCCCATGATCTTTATCAAATTTTTTCAATATAAAATTTTGATTGAACTCCAATAATCTGATTCATTCATTATAACATGCATCAATTTATACACAATATAGTGAATATTCATATACCATACATCTTGAAGGATGCTCTTCTGACATACATCGCCGCTTTCCCACTTCGAGGGGGCGATTTGTCCTTTACGCGTGGGTTTCGGAGGTCAACCGGCGTGCGCTAAGAGCGACGGCTTAAGCGCTGGCCTGGAAATGGCAAATATTAGCGCGCGCTTAGCGCTGAAAGCGACGGCCGGGAAATATTTGCAGGAAGATTTAACGAGAGTAGCGCTTAGCGCTGAAGGCGACGGGTCAGCGCTGGCCGGGAAATATTTGCAGGAAGATTTAACGAGAGTAGCGCTTAGCGCTGAAGGCGACGGCCGGGAAATATTTGCAGGAAGATTTAACGAGGAGAGTAGCGCTGAAGGCGACGGCTTCAGCGCTGGCCGGGAAATGGCAAATATTAGCGCTGAAAGCGACGGCCGGGAAATATTTGCAGGAAGATTTAACGAGGATAGTAGCGCTGAAGGCGACGGCTTCAGCGCTGGCCGGGAAATGGCAAATATTAGCGCTGAAAGCGACGGCCGGGAAGGAGAGTAGCGCTGAAGGCGACGGCTTCAGCGCTGGCCGGGAAATGGCAAATATTAGCGCTGAAAGCGACGGCTTCAGTGCTGACCGGGAAATGACAAATATTAGCGCTGAAAGCGACGGTCGGGAAATGGCAAATATTACGCTCTTATATATTCTACGGATCAGTTGTTGCACTTACTAATAACCTCTCTCCTTGTAACGCCAGCGCATTTACACTTCCACCAAACTTACTTCATTTGCCAGTTTCATCTCAATGCGCCCTCTCGTCTCGCTTTCGGCTGTCAGCCTCACGTGGAACACCGCTGTGTCGGCGTACATGGCGCTCGCCGATCCGCCGGCCATGGCCTTCTTGCTGTTCTGTTACGTCGACCTACTGCTGCTCTTCCTTCTGTTCGGGAAGTTTGAGCGGCTGATGGGCGAGGGCGAGGGCGCTGGTGGGTCGCCGGCGGAAAGGGCGAGGGCGAGGGCGAGGGCGGCGGTTTGGGTGCTGTCCGCATCGCTCGTGCTTGTGCTCGGCTGGAGAGTGTCGTTGGAAATCGCGCTGTGGCAGGTTAAGTTGGCGATCCGGGTGACGGCGGCGGCGATAACTGGTGGTGGATTCTATGGCCTCCTTCTGTTCAAGAGGAATGAACGAACGAACGTAGTAATTGGCGTGTGATATTGTTTTATGATGATGAGATTCAGAAGAAACGTGTCGTTCCTATGTATTGGTTGTGAATACGTACACAATTACGAAacgaataaaataatttaattagcaGGCCGAAATCGATTGATGCGCGAAATAAACAATAATTGCCTATGAGAATGAATAAAATTCGATTCTCAGCTAAAAACGGGCCACTGGCGGAACCGATCGAATTAGAGCGAAAAGCCGGTGCCaaatacaaataataataattaaaagtttCTATTTTTAG from Zingiber officinale cultivar Zhangliang chromosome 6B, Zo_v1.1, whole genome shotgun sequence carries:
- the LOC121989899 gene encoding uncharacterized protein LOC121989899, producing MRPLVSLSAVSLTWNTAVSAYMALADPPAMAFLLFCYVDLLLLFLLFGKFERLMGEGEGAGGSPAERARARARAAVWVLSASLVLVLGWRVSLEIALWQVKLAIRVTAAAITGGGFYGLLLFKRNERTNVVIGV